The sequence TGTACGCTATCGGAATATATTGCTGATTAATTAAACTCGTTTATATTCTCATTGATAAAAGTAGGGTCACTCGGGAATCCCTGATTTGCGAGTGGTGGATTTTCTAATTTAAATAGTGTATCTGAGAATAGATCCAAATTTCTCAGACCCTCACGGTTTGTTAGATTCAATGTGAGATTATGAGGAGACTCTCGACGAGAGATATGCCTCTCTCTATGTCGGTAACTCAAATCCAGCGTTAATCAGTGTGATTCAGGGTCGGTATATTCAGGATAGATTAACTCTGTCTCAACGTGCGCGTGTCTGTGGCGCCGTGCTCACAAAACACAAAAATAAATCCTCAGAAAAATGAGTCCACGCTGACGAATTGATGCATATACCCACGGTCGCTGTGCCAGTCCTCGCCGAGCTCGTCGGCGACCTGATCAGCCTCGACTTGCTTGGGCGGTTGATTATCTTGGAGATCGTCGAAGATGTATGTGCCGTCGTTCTCGACTAACGTCTCGTGCGTGTCTTTGTTCAATCGAAACCTATCTTCTTTCTTTGCGAGTCGGACCTCGGTGGGCTCGTCGCCGATCATGCCGTCAGGTCCGAACGACTCACTCGGCGTCCCTCCGAAGTCTTTGATCAATTGTTTCTCAATGTCTGTGTGGTCGAAGTCTGTCATTTGTCTGTTATTTTTTCTGAATAGCGCGTATGTATTATACTGTTCAAGTGGTCGGTGGTCAGTCGTCGGCAGGTTGTTCGGTCGGGTTTGTCGCATCTGTGTACTTACTGACCCATGACTGCGACATATCCACGACCTCAGATACCTCTCGCGTCGAGAGACCGAGGTCTCGTGCTCGCTGGGCATCTGCCTTTTTCTGGTCTCTCTCAACTTCCTCAGGGTCGGGCTCGTCCTCTTGCAGTTCGTCGGCGTCGAAGTGCTCACTGTCGAGTAAATCATCCTTTTTCTCAGTTACCGCCTCAAAATATGGGTCGTCGTGTCTGTCGAGATTTGGAAATGGTATTCTATTTCTCGGTATGTCGTCGTAACTCTCAGTGCGCACGTCGCCTCGGTCGAATGTGCTCGTCACTTTATACGGTCGAAAGTATCCTATGGGTCTCTTGAGTGCCCACAGTCGATAATCTGCAAACCGTCGCATCCGAACATCTGCATCTGACCAATGCGGCAAGGTCGTGATTGTTACAATCCGTTTCTTGCGCATGAGTTGCCACGACCGACCGAGATTCACGTTCTTATTACTCATCGACCGTCGTGAATCTCCAGCACCGGCACCGGCGAGTTCGTCGAGGACAATTACACTCGGTTGATATGCGTCAGGGTGCTCTCGCCAGCGTTCAAGATATTGCTCTCCTGAGAGTGTGAAGTCGTCAGGGTGTAAGTCGTAATCGAACGCTCGTGCACACATCTGTGCTATTGCACACGCTAAGGTCGTCTTACCGACGCCTGTGCTCGCATCCTCGGCGTCAATGATCAGTCGGGCACCACCTTGCCTCGGTCCATGAATGCCATGCATAAGGTCGTTCCAAAAGTCCGTCTCTGAGATGTGCATGATTAGATCAGGTCGGAATAATCGAAGTCTACCGCCTCGTCATCATTCTCATTCAATCCAACGTCGAGACCGAGATCGGCGAGTACGTCATTTGCTTTTGTGAACGCCTCGTCAAATATCCGAGAATCAATCACCGCTGTCGGATGCTGTAATCCATCCTGATCAACGACCTCTCCAACACGGTCGCTAAACCGTCCGTGGTTTTTCTGGACACGTCGCCACTTGCGGTCGAATGTCGCGTTAATCTTCAACAGTTGCCCAAGCCCGTTAATATCAATCTCGTCGCCTTGTACCATGACCTCAGGACCACCACGACCGCCCATTGTTGTCCGTCGTTGCTGTAATTCAATCGTGCCGATATGGTCCGTTGTCCACAGACTCGCATGCTCAGATCGCAGTATGATCGGTCGAATGTCCAGCAAAAACGAGTCGAGGCGAGACTTGAGTAACTCGGCACCGTCGGCATTACTCAAGTTGCCCGTGCGTACCGAGGACCGAATTTCATGTCGTGCAGTGATGTACCCATGTCTCAGATTGAGTATCTCTTTAATCCGCTTTTTCTGCACTACGTTGTCGTCGTCCGTTAGTGAGAGGCTTGTACTGTCGGCGTCGTCTTTCGTGCCCGACATGTCTGCATATCTTTTGTGTATTCATTTGTATGCACGGTTATACCAGATTTATGATGAGTAGCGATATGAGTAAGAATGTGATCACGGCACCACCGGCTATCTGCACTGTTCTGTCCGCTCGGTTAATGTCGTTGTACTGTCCCCTCAGTGGCTCGTCTTTGAGTATATCTGGCTTCGTGTCAGTCTCCTCAGAGGCGTCGTTATCTAACCGTGAGAGTATCTCATCGAGGTCATCCTGTATGTT is a genomic window of Haloquadratum walsbyi C23 containing:
- a CDS encoding ATP-binding protein, which gives rise to MHISETDFWNDLMHGIHGPRQGGARLIIDAEDASTGVGKTTLACAIAQMCARAFDYDLHPDDFTLSGEQYLERWREHPDAYQPSVIVLDELAGAGAGDSRRSMSNKNVNLGRSWQLMRKKRIVTITTLPHWSDADVRMRRFADYRLWALKRPIGYFRPYKVTSTFDRGDVRTESYDDIPRNRIPFPNLDRHDDPYFEAVTEKKDDLLDSEHFDADELQEDEPDPEEVERDQKKADAQRARDLGLSTREVSEVVDMSQSWVSKYTDATNPTEQPADD